The Streptomyces sp. NBC_00102 genome segment TGGCGATTGGGACGAAGTCGTAACAAGGTAGCCGTACCGGAAGGTGCGGCTGGATCACCTCCTTTCTAAGGAGCATTTCTTACCAGGCTTCGGTTTGGTCAGAGGCCAGTACACCGGCGAATGTTCGGTGCTGGTTGCTCATGGGTGGAACGTTGACTATTCGGCACGGTTGGTTGGTTGTTGCGAGTACTGCTTCGGCGTGGAAAGTAATGATGGATCGGCTGTGTCGGGCACGTTGTTGGGTATCTGAGGGTACGGCCGAGAGGCTGCCTTCAGTCCGGTCCCAGTGAACTCAGCCGTAAGGTTTGGGGTGATGGGTGGCTGGTTGTTGTTTGAGAACTGCACAGTGGACGCGAGCATCTGTGGCCAAGTTTTTAAGGGCGCACGGTGGATGCCTTGGCACCAGGAACCGATGAAGGACGTGGGAGGCCACGATAGTCCCCGGGGAGCTGTCAACCTAGCTTTGATCCGGGGGTTTCCGAATGGGGAAACCCGGCAGTCGTCATGGGCTGTCACCCGCTGCTGAACACATAGGCAGTGTGGAGGGAACGAGGGGAAGTGAAACATCTCAGTACCCTCAGGAAGAGAAAACAACCGTGATTCCGGGAGTAGTGGCGAGCGAAACTGGATCAGGCCAAACCGTATGTGTGTGATACCCGGCAGGGGTTGCGCATGCGGGGTTGTGGGATCTCTCTTTCACAGTCTGCCGGCTGTGAGACGAGTCAGAAACCGTTGATGTAGGCGAAGGACATGCGAAAGGTCCGGCGTAGAGGGTAAGACCCCCGTAGCTGAAACATTAACGGCTCGTTTGAGAGACACCCAAGTAGCACGGGGCCCGAGAAATCCCGTGTGAATCTGGCGGGACCACCCGCTAAGCCTAAATATTCCCTGGTGACCGATAGCGGATAGTACCGTGAGGGAATGGTGAAAAGTACCGCGGGAGCGGAGTGAAATAGTACCTGAAACCGTGTGCCTACAAGCCGTGGGAGCGTCGCGCATCAAGCTTGCTTGGTGCGTCGTGACTGCGTGCCTTTTGAAGAATGAGCCTGCGAGTTAGCGGTGTGTAGCGAGGTTAACCCGTGTGGGGAAGCCGTAGCGAAAGCGAGTCCGAATAGGGCGATTGAGTTGCACGCTCTAGACCCGAAGCGGAGTGATCTAGCCATGGGCAGGTTGAAGCGGAGGTAAGACTTCGTGGAGGACCGAACCCACCAGGGTTGAAAACCTGGGGGATGACCTGTGGTTAGGGGTGAAAGGCCAATCAAACTCCGTGATAGCTGGTTCTCCCCGAAATGCATTTAGGTGCAGCGTCGTGTGTTTCTTGCCGGAGGTAGAGCACTGGATAGGCGATGGGCCCCAACGGGTTACTGACCTTAGCCAAACTCCGAATGCCGGTAAGTGAGAGCGCGGCAGTGAGACTGTGGGGGATAAGCTCCATGGTCGAGAGGGAAACAGCCCAGAGCATCGACTAAGGCCCCTAAGCGTACGCTAAGTGGGAAAGGATGTGGAGTCGCAGAGACAACCAGGAGGTTGGCTTAGAAGCAGCCACCCTTGAAAGAGTGCGTAATAGCTCACTGGTCAAGTGATTCCGCGCCGACAATGTAGCGGGGCTCAAGCGTACCGCCGAAGTCGTGTCATTCCAGCACATACCCCCAACGGGGGCTGGGATGGGTAGGGGAGCGTCGTGTGCCGGGTGAAGCAGCCGCGGAAGCGAGTTGTGGACGGTTCACGAGTGAGAATGCAGGCATGAGTAGCGATACACACGTGAGAAACGTGTGCGCCGATTGACTAAGGGTTCCTGGGTCAAGCTGATCTGCCCAGGGTAAGTCGGGACCTAAGGCGAGGCCGACAGGCGTAGTCGATGGACAACCGGTTGATATTCCGGTACCCGCTTTGAAACGCCCAGTACTGAATCAGGCGATGCTAAGTCCGTGAAGCCGGCCCGATCTCTTCGGAGTTGAGGGTAGTGGTGGAGCCGATGAACCAGACTTGTAGTAGGTAAGCGATGGGGTGACGCAGGAAGGTAGTCCAGCCCGGGCGGTGGTTGTCCCGGGGTAAGGGTGTAGGCCGTGTGGTAGGCAAATCCGTCACACATTAAGGCTGAGACCTGATGCCGAGCCGATTGTGGCGAAGTGGATGATCCTATGCTGTCGAGAAAAGCCTCTAGCGAGTTTCATGGCGGCCCGTACCCTAAACCGACTCAGGTAGTCAGGTAGAGAATACCGAGGCGTTCGGGTGAACTATGGTTAAGGAACTCGGCAAAATGCCCCCGTAACTTCGGGAGAAGGGGGCCATCACTGGTGATTGGATTTACTCCATGAGCTGGGGGTGGCCGCAGAGACCAGCGAGAAGCGACTGTTTACTAAAAACACAGGTCCGTGCGAAGCCGTAAGGCGATGTATACGGACTGACGCCTGCCCGGTGCTGGAACGTTAAGGGGACCGGTTAGCTGACTTTCGGGTCGGCGAAGCTGAGAACTTAAGCGCCAGTAAACGGCGGTGGTAACTATAACCATCCTAAGGTAGCGAAATTCCTTGTCGGGTAAGTTCCGACCTGCACGAATGGCGTAACGACTTCTCGACTGTCTCAACCATAGGCCCGGTGAAATTGCATTACGAGTAAAGATGCTCGTTTCGCGCAGCAGGACGGAAAGACCCCGGGACCTTTACTACAGTTTGATATTGGTGTTCGGTTCGGCTTGTGTAGGATAGGTGGGAGACTTTGAAGCGGCCACGCCAGTGGTTGTGGAGTCGCCGTTGAAATACCACTCTGGTCGTGCTGGATGTCTAACCTCGGTCCGTGATCCGGATCAGGGACAGTGTCTGATGGGTAGTTTAACTGGGGCGGTTGCCTCCTAAAGAGTAACGGAGGCGCCCAAAGGTTCCCTCAGCCTGGTTGGCAATCAGGTGTTGAGTGTAAGTGCACAAGGGAGCTTGACTGTGAGACCGACGGGTCGAGCAGGGACGAAAGTCGGGACTAGTGATCCGGCAGTGGCTTGTGGAAGCGCTGTCGCTCAACGGATAAAAGGTACCCCGGGGATAACAGGCTGATCTTCCCCAAGAGTCCATATCGACGGGATGGTTTGGCACCTCGATGTCGGCTCGTCGCATCCTGGGGCTGGAGTCGGTCCCAAGGGTTGGGCTGTTCGCCCATTAAAGCGGTACGCGAGCTGGGTTTAGAACGTCGTGAGACAGTTCGGTCCCTATCCGCTGTGCGCGTAGGAATATTGAGAAGGGCTGTCCCTAGTACGAGAGGACCGGGACGGACGAACCTCTGGTGTGCCAGTTGTCCTGCCAAGGGCATGGCTGGTTGGCTACGTTCGGAAAGGATAACCGCTGAAAGCATCTAAGCGGGAAGCCTGCTTCAAGATGAGTATTCCCACCCCCTTTGAGGGGTTAAGGCTCCCAGTAGACGACTGGGTTGATAGGCCAGATGTGGAAGCCCGGTAACGGGTGGAGCTGACTGGTACTAATAGGCCGAGGGCTTGTCCTCAGTTGCTCGCGTCCACTGTGTTGGTTCTGAAATAACAACCGCCGTGTTTTTCCGGTTGGTTAATTTCATAGTGTTTCGGTGGTCATTGCGTTAGGGAAACGCCCGGTTACATTCCGAACCCGGAAGCTAAGCCTTTCAGCGCCGATGGTACTGCAGGGGGGACCCTGTGGGAGAGTAGGACGCCGCCGAACAATTTTTCCGGGAGACCCCCGTGCCTTGTGGCACGGGGGTTTTCTGCGTTCTGAGCGTCTAGGCTCGAACCATGCGCTACGAACTGGTCATCTTCGACAACGACGGCGTGCTCGTCGACAGTGAGCCGATCTCCAACACGATCCTCGCCGCGTACCTGACCGAGCTCGGTCACCCCACCACGTACGAGGAATCCCTGCGCGACTACATGGGGTCCGCCGTGCACCGGGTGCACGATCTGGTCCTGGAGCGTACGGGCGGGAAATTGCCCGACGACTTCGAGACGACGCTCAACGCAAGGCTGTTCGCCGCCTTCCAGGAAGAACTCGTCGTCGTCCCCGGGGTCGAGAACGTGCTGGAGTCGCTCGTCGCGGAGGGCGTGGACTACTGCGTGGCCTCCTCCAGCGGGCACGAGCGCATTCGCGTCAGCCTCCAGAAGGCCGGGCTGGACCAGTGGTTCGAGGAGGAGTGGATCTTCAGCGCGGAAGACGTCGGCCGCGGGAAGCCGGCCCCGGACCTGTTCCTGCACGCGGCACGCTCGATGGGCGTCTCCCCCGAGCGCTGCGTGGTGATCGAGGACAGCCCGCTCGGCGTCGAAGCCGCCCGGGCCGCGGGGATGGACGTCTACGGCTTCACCTCGATGATGCCGGCGGACCGGCTCACCGGAGTGACCGGGCTCTTCTCCGACATGGCCCAACTCCCCGATTTGCTGGCCTGATCCGTCTACCCACGGGTAGATCCTGGCCCTACGCTCCCGCCATGACAGATGCGCGGTTGCGGTACGGCAGGGGTTCGTTGGCGTTCAGCTTCTTCGTGCAAGGGGTGACCTTCGCACTGCTGGTGACGCGTATCCCCGCCATCCAGGACCAGTACGGGATATCCGACGGGCTGCTGCCCGTCTTCCTGGCCGCCGTGCCGATCCTCGCCGGGGTCGGCAGCGTGGTCACCGAGAAGGTGGTCGCGCGGGTGAGGCCCGGGACGGTCCTGCGCTGCGCGCAGCCCCTCGTCATGCTGGCCCTGCTCGGGGTCGGTGCGGGAGACGCGGTGTGGCACGCGGCCGTCGCGCTCGCTCTCTTCGGGCTCTCCGTGGGGGCGCTCGACGCCTCCATGAACATGATGGGCGTCAGCCTCCAGCGGGCCTACGGCCGCAGCATCATGCTCGGCTTCCACGCGGTGTTCAGCCTCGGCGGGATCGTCGGGGCCTCGCTCTCCTGGGCCGGGGCGCACTGGGACCTCTCCCTCCTCGTCTCGT includes the following:
- a CDS encoding HAD family phosphatase, whose amino-acid sequence is MRYELVIFDNDGVLVDSEPISNTILAAYLTELGHPTTYEESLRDYMGSAVHRVHDLVLERTGGKLPDDFETTLNARLFAAFQEELVVVPGVENVLESLVAEGVDYCVASSSGHERIRVSLQKAGLDQWFEEEWIFSAEDVGRGKPAPDLFLHAARSMGVSPERCVVIEDSPLGVEAARAAGMDVYGFTSMMPADRLTGVTGLFSDMAQLPDLLA